In one window of bacterium DNA:
- a CDS encoding metal-dependent hydrolase: MTGKTHLTGGFAAGALLSWSVSAVPALAARLPQSIDVAGIAVPVIVPGMAAALIASLLPDIDEPQSLIANSPRAVQQRLGKGRKGVDRGARQSAGALLTVLQWITTGLAMLIRVLAGGHRGATHMLLIAAALGVGAYFLGGAIGFPSLWIWFTAGYLSHLILDMMTPSGLPLTWPLSHRSIRILPRPLTITTGTMGDTILRLILIAVGVWLLV, translated from the coding sequence ATGACAGGAAAGACGCATCTTACCGGGGGATTCGCGGCGGGAGCATTGCTCAGCTGGTCCGTCAGCGCCGTGCCCGCACTGGCCGCGAGGCTTCCACAATCAATCGATGTCGCCGGAATTGCCGTTCCCGTCATCGTGCCCGGAATGGCCGCAGCGCTGATCGCGTCACTTCTCCCGGATATTGATGAACCTCAATCCCTCATCGCCAATTCTCCGCGGGCTGTGCAGCAGCGGCTCGGGAAAGGACGAAAAGGAGTAGACCGCGGTGCCCGGCAATCTGCGGGTGCATTGCTCACCGTGCTGCAGTGGATTACGACGGGACTCGCCATGCTGATCCGTGTGCTTGCCGGTGGACATCGCGGCGCGACGCATATGCTGCTCATCGCAGCCGCACTCGGTGTCGGTGCGTATTTCCTCGGCGGTGCCATCGGTTTCCCCTCGCTATGGATCTGGTTCACCGCAGGCTATCTGAGCCATCTCATCCTCGATATGATGACACCTTCGGGACTCCCCCTGACCTGGCCGCTGTCGCACCGCTCCATCCGCATCCTCCCGCGTCCCCTCACCATCACCACCGGCACCATGGGCGACACCATCCTCCGCCTCATCCTCATCGCAGTAGGCGTCTGGCTCCTCGTATAG
- the leuS gene encoding leucine--tRNA ligase: MRYPFSEIEPKWQKFWEENKTFHATEEYDKPKYYVLDMFPYPSGAGLHVGHPEGYTATDIISRYKRMRGFNVLHPMGWDAFGLPAEQYAVKTGVHPAITTKQNVETFRRQLKMIGFSYDWDREVNTTDEKYVKWTQWIFTQLYKQGLAYMAEVPVNWCPELGTVLANEEVPEQVEKGFTVVRRPMRQWMLKITAYAERLLNDLDDLAWPESLKEMQRNWIGRSVGAEVRFTVDESGQDITVFTTRPDTLWGATYMVLAPEHPLVDEITTSEQRDAVSTYIDAASRKNDLERTELAKEKTGVFTGAYAINPVNGERIPIWIADYVLMTYGTGAIMAVPAHDERDWEFARTFDLPIVEVISGGNVEEAAYTDTDNGVAVNSDFINGLGYREAFDKVADWLEEKQLGRRKVNYKLRDWLFSRQRYWGEPFPVIHVQKEDGTEEIKLLPDDALPVTLPEVESYKPSGTGESPLATIEDWVQTMDPESGLPAQRETNTMPQWAGSCWYYLRYMDPHNDEKFVDKKKEEYWGPVDLYVGGTEHAVLHLLYARFWHKVLYDLGHVSTKEPFMRLVNQGMILGEDGRKMSKSFGNVINPDDVIRDYGADTLRLFEMFMGPLEQVKPWNTKGVEGVHRFLNRVWRLFIKDDPDAQDDTDATTAQLDESIQDVEADEESLKILHKSIKKVGEDIEGLRFNTAISQMMIFVNEMNKKDLRPKSVMQQFVLLLAPFAPHLAEELWQLLGNESTLAYEAWPEFDDRYTVEDEVEVVLQVNGKLRDKMMIAKGTGKDELEAAAKENEKIKANIEGKTIVKVIAVPDRLVNIVVK, from the coding sequence ATGCGTTACCCTTTCAGCGAGATCGAACCGAAGTGGCAGAAATTCTGGGAAGAGAACAAGACCTTCCATGCCACGGAGGAGTATGACAAACCGAAATATTATGTGCTGGACATGTTCCCGTATCCCTCCGGGGCGGGATTGCATGTGGGACATCCCGAGGGCTATACCGCGACGGATATCATTTCGCGCTACAAACGCATGCGCGGCTTCAACGTGCTGCACCCGATGGGGTGGGACGCGTTCGGACTGCCAGCCGAGCAGTATGCGGTGAAAACCGGCGTGCACCCTGCCATCACCACCAAGCAGAATGTGGAAACCTTCCGCCGTCAGCTGAAGATGATCGGCTTCTCGTACGACTGGGACCGTGAGGTCAACACGACGGATGAGAAGTACGTGAAATGGACGCAGTGGATTTTTACGCAGCTCTACAAACAGGGACTCGCGTACATGGCCGAAGTACCGGTGAACTGGTGTCCCGAACTCGGCACCGTACTCGCGAACGAGGAAGTGCCCGAGCAGGTGGAAAAAGGCTTCACCGTGGTGCGTCGTCCCATGCGCCAATGGATGCTGAAAATCACCGCGTACGCCGAACGCCTCCTCAACGATCTCGATGATCTTGCCTGGCCGGAAAGTCTCAAGGAAATGCAGCGCAACTGGATCGGCCGCAGCGTCGGTGCCGAGGTGCGCTTTACCGTCGACGAGTCCGGGCAGGATATCACCGTGTTCACCACGCGTCCCGACACGCTCTGGGGCGCGACGTACATGGTGCTTGCACCGGAGCATCCGCTGGTGGATGAAATCACCACGTCGGAGCAGCGCGATGCAGTCAGCACCTACATCGATGCCGCTTCCCGCAAGAATGATCTCGAGCGGACCGAGCTTGCGAAGGAAAAGACCGGCGTGTTCACCGGGGCGTATGCCATCAATCCGGTCAACGGCGAGCGCATCCCGATCTGGATCGCCGACTACGTGCTGATGACGTATGGCACAGGCGCCATCATGGCCGTGCCCGCGCATGACGAGAGGGACTGGGAATTCGCGCGCACCTTTGACCTGCCCATCGTGGAAGTGATCAGCGGTGGTAATGTCGAGGAAGCGGCATACACCGATACGGATAACGGCGTGGCGGTGAATTCCGATTTCATCAACGGACTCGGCTACCGCGAGGCGTTCGACAAGGTGGCGGACTGGCTGGAAGAAAAACAGCTCGGTAGGCGCAAGGTGAATTACAAACTGCGCGACTGGCTCTTTTCCCGTCAGCGCTACTGGGGCGAGCCCTTCCCCGTGATCCATGTGCAGAAGGAGGACGGTACGGAAGAAATCAAGCTGTTGCCGGATGACGCACTGCCTGTGACGCTTCCGGAGGTTGAATCGTACAAGCCTTCGGGCACCGGCGAGTCGCCGCTGGCGACGATAGAGGACTGGGTGCAGACGATGGATCCTGAGAGCGGACTCCCGGCGCAGCGCGAGACCAACACCATGCCGCAGTGGGCGGGTTCGTGCTGGTATTACCTGCGCTACATGGATCCGCACAACGACGAGAAATTCGTCGACAAGAAGAAGGAAGAATACTGGGGTCCGGTCGATCTCTACGTGGGCGGTACCGAGCATGCCGTGCTGCATCTGCTGTATGCGCGTTTCTGGCACAAGGTGCTGTACGATCTGGGACATGTGTCCACCAAAGAACCGTTCATGCGTCTTGTCAACCAGGGCATGATTCTCGGTGAGGACGGCAGAAAGATGTCAAAGTCCTTCGGAAACGTCATCAATCCCGACGACGTGATTCGTGATTACGGCGCCGACACCCTGCGCCTGTTTGAAATGTTCATGGGTCCCCTCGAGCAGGTCAAGCCCTGGAACACCAAGGGCGTCGAAGGCGTGCATCGTTTTCTCAACCGCGTCTGGCGCCTGTTCATCAAGGATGATCCGGACGCGCAGGATGATACTGACGCGACCACGGCGCAGCTCGACGAGAGCATACAGGATGTCGAAGCGGATGAAGAGTCGCTGAAGATTCTCCACAAGAGCATCAAGAAGGTGGGCGAGGATATCGAGGGACTCCGTTTCAACACGGCTATTTCGCAGATGATGATTTTCGTCAACGAAATGAACAAGAAGGATCTGCGGCCAAAATCCGTCATGCAGCAGTTCGTGCTGCTTCTCGCTCCGTTCGCGCCGCATCTCGCCGAAGAGCTGTGGCAGCTGCTGGGCAACGAGAGCACCCTCGCATACGAGGCCTGGCCGGAATTCGACGACCGCTACACGGTCGAAGACGAGGTCGAGGTCGTGCTCCAGGTCAACGGCAAGCTGCGCGACAAGATGATGATCGCCAAGGGCACCGGGAAAGACGAACTGGAAGCCGCGGCGAAAGAAAACGAGAAGATCAAGGCGAACATCGAAGGCAAGACCATCGTCAAGGTGATCGCGGTTCCGGATCGCCTCGTCAACATCGTGGTGAAATAA
- a CDS encoding S8 family serine peptidase: MNIRCTSCLLTVLFMFVSMSLMAQDVPRDDVQRADALRGEAASLSAKWTRERSEAEVLARQQGLQLRQVLPDGRVAELQRFEEGRPVYYITDNATSAESISSDRVYAGGTLGFALSGAGVTMAVWDGGSVRTTHQEFGGRVTQMDATSSLSDHATHVSGTMIASGVKAQARGMSPAAQLQAHDWNNDLSEMASRAAEGVQVSNHSYSSVSGWIYNYRRDGRWVWFGDYNDNSPEDRNFGLYEGRAQDWDQVVYTAQYYLPVKSAGNDRGDGPSTQPTQHWEYQAGWKLVNNVRDRDGGTEGYDCIPSYGNAKNIMTVGAVEDIPGGYSTAGDVRMTSFSGWGPADDGRIKPDIVANGTSLYSCVKSSNAAYATSSGTSMSSPSVAGSIGLLIEHQRNLHGSTRLRASTIKGLILHTADEAGSAPGPDYRFGWGLMNTGAAAKLMQLDADGSTSSIIREDELWQDGSVEFQVYSPGRGPLKITICWTDPAGPVQPSRVDPTNPVLVNDLDLRIEDPSRVEHLPWVLNPAQPGAPAAHGDNIVDNIEQVFIASPAEGYYTVRVTHKGALQGGSQWVSIIASVSNAPALMSPPDGLTELSTTPALQWYPALGATGYDVQVAATPDFKSPLYDVTDVQSTWVTPNSLPRLDRYYWHVRARDAQGTSEWSDIWSFETGSVPSDAGHALYFDGYDDVVVLPHRAAFADIEQQHAVTIEAWVNVRSWQNGRFPIVEKYNSTTGEGWSLQLRSNGRMEFTATNPETCSFTPTTDSWHHVAVSYDRTEGKLRMYVDGSRRCEVNYDEAIANTSDGFLYVGGSKSGSDTFGHGILDEVRIWSVARSEAEINADMFNVLDGTQAGLAMVMNCDDARGLQSKAPPGSEEAELQMGPVWLVSSVPMTPPPVPVLLYPGQNGINVPVVPTLRWQASTSAMHYRVQVSRTPDFSDLVLDSKNVTGTQTGGGTLDAEREYWWRANATNGIGSSDWSTPHKFTTAIAPPDKPQLVSPANGAQNLAVQTTLLWNAPARALRYHVQVSTDSLFDQSFVLNAEDLISPSVDARDLGNFQKYFWRVRAMNFGGSSEWSDTWSFTTLPAEPEAPVLIVPDVDEYGVALTPQFRWESVESAETYAMQLADDSAFTAPLLDVKNIPFTSYAASNLQQATWYYWRVRASNSAGNGPWSAPRRFLTLRPSPGRVQLRTPADGSMNISLLPQFTWEEVQYAESYRFELAEDTTFTAPLIAEDGLAAWQHSVTDSLFELQSYFWRVRAENESGEGEWSDTWEFSTEEIPLALPGAVTLLEAAADDFELVSPVLFRWTTTTPEVTHYWHQLAEDEQFSSTLLSDSTLTDTVATLALPLAEGSEFWWRVRAGNAAGWGPWSESRRNKLLTTTAAGALATPSVPQLHANYPNPFDARIGSTLRFTLPRAADVRLELRDLLGRLIALPATGHYPAGTHTAPLQSMNIPAGTYMLLLRAHGLTNVRMISINQ, translated from the coding sequence ATGAACATACGTTGTACCTCCTGCCTTCTCACCGTTCTTTTCATGTTTGTTTCGATGTCGCTGATGGCGCAGGATGTGCCGCGGGATGATGTGCAGCGGGCGGATGCGCTGCGCGGGGAGGCTGCATCGCTGTCGGCAAAGTGGACGCGCGAGCGCAGCGAGGCGGAAGTGCTGGCCCGGCAGCAGGGACTGCAGCTGCGGCAGGTGCTGCCCGATGGACGCGTGGCCGAGCTGCAGCGTTTCGAAGAGGGACGTCCGGTCTATTACATCACCGACAATGCCACCTCCGCCGAAAGCATTTCCTCCGACCGCGTGTATGCGGGTGGAACGCTGGGTTTTGCGCTTTCCGGCGCGGGTGTGACAATGGCGGTGTGGGATGGCGGGTCGGTGCGCACGACGCATCAGGAATTCGGGGGACGCGTGACGCAGATGGATGCGACATCCTCTCTCAGTGATCACGCGACGCATGTCAGCGGCACGATGATCGCTTCCGGCGTCAAGGCACAGGCGCGCGGGATGTCACCCGCCGCGCAGCTGCAGGCGCATGACTGGAACAACGATCTCAGTGAGATGGCTTCACGTGCGGCGGAGGGAGTACAGGTTTCCAATCACTCCTACAGCAGCGTGTCAGGGTGGATATATAATTACCGACGCGACGGCCGCTGGGTGTGGTTCGGTGATTACAATGATAATTCGCCGGAGGACAGGAATTTCGGACTGTATGAAGGCAGGGCGCAGGACTGGGATCAGGTGGTGTACACCGCCCAGTATTACCTCCCCGTCAAATCCGCAGGGAATGACAGAGGTGACGGTCCCTCAACTCAGCCCACGCAGCACTGGGAATACCAGGCGGGATGGAAGCTCGTCAACAACGTCCGCGATCGCGACGGCGGTACGGAGGGTTACGACTGCATCCCGAGCTACGGCAACGCGAAAAACATCATGACCGTGGGAGCAGTGGAGGATATCCCGGGGGGATACAGCACTGCGGGTGACGTACGCATGACCAGCTTCAGCGGCTGGGGGCCCGCTGACGACGGACGCATCAAACCGGATATCGTCGCCAACGGCACGTCACTGTATTCCTGTGTAAAATCCTCCAACGCTGCGTACGCAACATCCAGCGGAACGTCGATGTCGTCACCCTCGGTGGCCGGCAGTATCGGGCTGCTAATCGAACATCAGCGCAACCTGCATGGATCGACGCGCCTGCGTGCCTCAACCATTAAAGGACTCATCCTACACACCGCCGATGAGGCGGGTTCGGCTCCCGGACCGGACTACCGTTTCGGGTGGGGACTGATGAATACCGGTGCCGCGGCCAAGCTCATGCAGCTGGATGCCGACGGCAGCACCTCCTCCATCATTCGTGAGGATGAGCTGTGGCAGGACGGCAGTGTCGAATTCCAGGTGTACAGTCCGGGCCGTGGTCCTCTGAAGATCACGATATGCTGGACCGATCCGGCGGGACCCGTACAACCCTCGCGCGTGGATCCCACCAATCCCGTGCTCGTCAACGATCTCGACCTGCGCATTGAGGATCCGTCTCGCGTGGAGCATCTCCCCTGGGTGCTCAATCCCGCACAGCCGGGCGCCCCTGCAGCGCATGGCGACAACATCGTCGACAACATCGAGCAGGTGTTTATCGCATCCCCTGCTGAGGGATATTACACCGTGCGCGTGACGCACAAGGGCGCATTGCAGGGCGGGTCGCAGTGGGTATCCATTATCGCGAGCGTGAGTAATGCGCCTGCGCTGATGTCGCCGCCTGACGGACTCACCGAGCTTTCCACCACGCCCGCACTGCAGTGGTATCCCGCGCTGGGAGCCACGGGCTACGACGTGCAGGTTGCGGCAACGCCCGACTTCAAGTCGCCGCTTTACGACGTAACCGATGTGCAGTCGACCTGGGTCACGCCGAACTCCCTTCCCCGACTCGACCGCTATTACTGGCACGTGCGCGCACGCGATGCGCAGGGTACGAGTGAATGGTCGGACATCTGGAGTTTTGAAACCGGCAGCGTTCCTTCCGACGCGGGACATGCGCTGTATTTCGATGGATATGATGACGTCGTCGTGCTGCCACATCGCGCGGCCTTCGCCGACATCGAGCAGCAGCACGCAGTGACGATAGAAGCTTGGGTGAATGTGCGAAGCTGGCAGAACGGCCGCTTCCCCATCGTCGAAAAGTACAACAGCACGACGGGTGAGGGCTGGTCACTGCAACTGCGCAGTAATGGCCGCATGGAGTTTACCGCGACGAATCCGGAAACCTGCAGCTTCACGCCGACGACGGACAGCTGGCATCATGTTGCCGTCAGTTATGACCGGACGGAAGGAAAGCTGCGCATGTACGTCGATGGTTCGCGTCGATGTGAAGTCAATTACGATGAAGCGATAGCGAACACCTCCGACGGTTTTCTGTATGTCGGCGGCAGCAAGTCGGGAAGCGATACCTTCGGACACGGCATTCTCGACGAAGTCCGCATCTGGTCTGTCGCGCGCAGCGAGGCGGAGATTAACGCCGACATGTTCAATGTGCTCGACGGCACGCAGGCAGGACTCGCCATGGTGATGAACTGCGACGATGCGCGCGGTCTGCAGAGCAAGGCCCCGCCGGGATCGGAAGAAGCTGAACTCCAGATGGGTCCCGTCTGGCTCGTATCGTCCGTTCCCATGACACCCCCGCCCGTTCCCGTACTGCTGTATCCCGGGCAGAACGGCATCAATGTCCCTGTCGTCCCCACACTGCGCTGGCAGGCATCCACTTCCGCCATGCATTACCGCGTGCAGGTGTCTCGGACACCCGACTTCAGCGACCTGGTGCTGGACAGCAAGAATGTAACAGGCACGCAGACCGGTGGCGGTACGCTCGATGCGGAACGTGAATACTGGTGGCGGGCCAACGCAACGAATGGCATTGGCAGCAGCGACTGGTCCACTCCCCATAAGTTCACCACCGCCATTGCTCCACCAGACAAACCGCAGCTCGTATCCCCGGCTAACGGCGCACAGAATCTCGCGGTGCAGACAACGCTGTTGTGGAACGCTCCCGCACGCGCCCTGCGCTATCACGTACAGGTGTCCACCGACTCGCTGTTCGATCAGAGTTTCGTGCTCAATGCTGAAGACCTCATTTCCCCCAGCGTCGACGCCCGGGATCTTGGGAATTTCCAGAAGTACTTCTGGCGCGTGCGTGCGATGAATTTCGGCGGCAGCAGCGAGTGGTCCGACACATGGAGCTTCACCACACTGCCGGCGGAACCGGAAGCCCCGGTACTTATCGTGCCTGATGTGGATGAGTATGGTGTTGCGCTCACGCCGCAGTTCCGCTGGGAGAGCGTGGAAAGTGCGGAGACGTACGCCATGCAGCTGGCGGATGACAGCGCGTTCACCGCGCCGCTGCTGGATGTGAAGAACATCCCCTTCACCAGTTATGCGGCATCCAACCTCCAGCAGGCGACGTGGTATTACTGGCGTGTGCGTGCAAGCAATTCGGCAGGGAATGGCCCATGGTCCGCCCCGCGACGTTTCCTGACGCTTCGTCCCTCACCCGGACGCGTACAGCTGCGCACCCCGGCTGATGGCAGTATGAACATCAGTCTGCTTCCGCAGTTCACCTGGGAGGAAGTGCAGTATGCCGAAAGCTATCGCTTTGAGCTGGCGGAGGACACCACGTTCACCGCGCCATTGATTGCAGAAGACGGACTTGCTGCTTGGCAGCACAGTGTGACGGATTCGCTTTTCGAGTTGCAGTCATATTTCTGGCGCGTGCGCGCGGAAAATGAAAGCGGGGAAGGGGAATGGAGCGATACCTGGGAATTCAGCACAGAGGAAATCCCGCTCGCCCTGCCAGGTGCCGTGACGCTGCTGGAAGCCGCGGCCGATGACTTCGAGCTGGTCAGTCCGGTTCTTTTTCGATGGACCACCACAACCCCCGAGGTTACGCATTACTGGCATCAGCTGGCAGAGGACGAGCAGTTTTCATCCACTCTGCTCTCTGACAGCACACTGACCGACACTGTCGCCACGCTTGCTTTGCCACTCGCAGAGGGAAGCGAATTCTGGTGGCGCGTGCGCGCAGGGAATGCCGCAGGCTGGGGTCCCTGGTCCGAAAGCCGCCGCAACAAACTGCTAACCACCACCGCGGCGGGCGCCCTTGCAACGCCGTCCGTTCCACAGCTGCACGCGAACTATCCGAATCCCTTCGACGCCCGCATAGGAAGCACACTGCGCTTCACGCTGCCGCGGGCGGCGGACGTACGTCTCGAACTGCGCGACCTCCTCGGAAGGCTCATCGCCCTCCCCGCCACCGGTCATTACCCTGCCGGCACGCACACCGCACCCCTGCAGTCCATGAACATTCCCGCAGGCACCTACATGCTCCTGCTGCGTGCCCATGGCCTGACCAATGTGCGAATGATTAGCATCAATCAATGA
- a CDS encoding serine/threonine-protein phosphatase, giving the protein MSQQNTYEKKEAGFRETLRSDFKQQDFRKSVRQDWQEVLEFFLSDERKERLKHMSMFKKVFVVPYWLFKAMYMHLTPARRVLLLIGVIMLLFMQTTVSSGDVSTTTNWHIVGGFLILFILLLELKDKIMARDELEAGRVVQDALMPDTHPTFENWDIYIHTIPANDVGGDLVDYITVCDDKLGLCLGDVAGKGLGAALFMAKLQATMRALAPQRSSVADLAGQINAIFARDGIPNRFASLLYLEITRESGAMEFVNAGHMPPILLRDGEPVELERGSAALGILASATYRTQSVTLQPGDLLCVYSDGLTEARNERGEFFGDERFRRLLSRIGELDAEHVGNHIIERIRRYTGDARQHDDISLLLLRYKPGNGNT; this is encoded by the coding sequence GTGAGCCAGCAGAATACATACGAGAAGAAAGAAGCGGGCTTCCGCGAAACCCTGCGGTCGGATTTCAAGCAGCAGGATTTTCGGAAAAGCGTGCGGCAGGACTGGCAGGAAGTGCTCGAGTTCTTCCTGAGCGATGAACGCAAGGAGCGGCTCAAGCATATGAGCATGTTCAAGAAAGTGTTCGTCGTGCCCTACTGGCTGTTCAAGGCCATGTACATGCATCTGACGCCTGCCCGCCGCGTCCTTCTCCTCATCGGCGTCATCATGCTGCTGTTCATGCAGACCACGGTCAGCTCCGGGGATGTGTCCACAACGACGAACTGGCACATCGTCGGGGGCTTCCTGATTCTCTTCATCCTCCTGCTGGAACTGAAGGATAAGATCATGGCCCGCGATGAACTCGAAGCGGGACGCGTGGTGCAGGATGCGCTCATGCCGGATACGCATCCGACGTTTGAAAACTGGGATATCTATATCCACACCATTCCTGCGAATGATGTGGGCGGGGATCTCGTGGATTACATCACGGTCTGCGACGACAAGCTTGGACTCTGTCTCGGGGATGTCGCGGGAAAGGGACTCGGTGCCGCACTGTTCATGGCGAAGCTGCAGGCCACCATGCGCGCGCTCGCGCCGCAGCGCAGTTCCGTCGCCGATCTCGCGGGACAGATCAACGCGATCTTTGCACGCGACGGCATTCCCAATCGCTTCGCCTCCCTGCTCTACCTGGAAATCACGCGGGAGAGCGGGGCAATGGAATTTGTGAATGCGGGACACATGCCGCCCATCCTTCTCCGCGACGGTGAACCCGTTGAACTCGAACGCGGAAGCGCCGCCCTCGGCATCCTCGCCAGCGCTACCTATCGCACGCAGTCCGTTACCCTCCAGCCCGGCGATCTGCTCTGCGTGTATTCCGATGGACTCACCGAGGCGCGCAACGAACGCGGCGAATTCTTCGGCGACGAACGCTTCCGCCGCCTGCTCTCGCGCATCGGCGAACTCGACGCCGAACATGTCGGCAATCACATCATCGAACGCATCCGCCGCTACACCGGCGACGCCCGCCAGCACGACGACATCTCCCTCTTGCTCCTCCGCTATAAGCCTGGCAACGGGAACACGTAG
- a CDS encoding DUF3267 domain-containing protein produces the protein MMAEQYSGAEFQREDRSVSLLQANFLMVYFALPAVLVLGVPYLLLWGTDGIRSIFVDGGLLPLLVAVAVGIVVHEGIHGLTWKWLTGKPFGVIRFGFDWKTVTPYAHCSEPMEARPYRIGAVMPLILLGILPALYAVAFGSASWAAFGLFFTFAAGGDMLILWLLRDIDSTALIEDHPTRAGCYVLLPGEDGALSPGGETGRGDEDAERTAQETQQTEEPA, from the coding sequence ATGATGGCGGAACAGTATTCCGGAGCAGAATTTCAAAGAGAGGACCGATCGGTCTCCCTGCTGCAGGCGAATTTTCTGATGGTGTATTTTGCGCTGCCGGCGGTACTGGTGCTTGGCGTGCCGTATTTGCTGTTGTGGGGGACAGATGGGATTCGGTCGATTTTCGTTGATGGGGGATTGCTGCCGCTGCTTGTGGCGGTTGCGGTGGGCATCGTGGTGCATGAGGGAATTCATGGACTGACATGGAAATGGCTGACGGGAAAACCGTTCGGCGTGATCCGTTTCGGCTTCGACTGGAAAACCGTTACGCCCTACGCGCATTGCAGCGAGCCGATGGAGGCGCGTCCCTATCGCATCGGCGCTGTCATGCCCCTCATCCTGCTCGGCATTCTGCCCGCGCTGTACGCGGTCGCTTTCGGCAGTGCGTCCTGGGCGGCTTTCGGACTGTTCTTCACTTTCGCCGCCGGTGGCGACATGCTTATCCTCTGGCTGCTGCGCGATATCGATTCCACCGCACTGATCGAAGATCATCCGACACGCGCCGGCTGCTATGTGCTGCTTCCCGGGGAAGATGGGGCGCTGAGTCCCGGAGGGGAAACAGGACGGGGTGACGAGGATGCGGAACGGACAGCGCAGGAAACACAGCAGACGGAGGAACCTGCATGA
- a CDS encoding ferritin-like domain-containing protein — translation MDKKALIEKLNEDLSNELSAIIQYITYAAKATGPYRPQLKDFYMAEVPDEQLHAEFLANKIVALGGEPTTEPAPIKAAGSNREMLEAVVEAERKAIAGYTERAKQAEEFGDKGLAVQLEDMVRDESGHAEETERILRDWPL, via the coding sequence ATGGACAAGAAAGCATTGATTGAAAAACTCAACGAAGATCTCTCGAACGAACTCAGCGCAATCATTCAGTACATCACATACGCGGCCAAGGCCACGGGTCCCTACCGTCCCCAGTTGAAAGACTTTTACATGGCGGAAGTGCCCGACGAGCAGTTGCACGCAGAATTCCTAGCCAACAAAATTGTCGCACTCGGCGGCGAACCGACGACGGAACCGGCTCCGATCAAGGCTGCCGGCAGCAACCGTGAAATGCTTGAAGCCGTGGTGGAAGCCGAGCGCAAAGCCATCGCCGGCTACACCGAGCGCGCAAAGCAGGCCGAAGAGTTTGGCGATAAAGGACTCGCCGTGCAGCTCGAAGACATGGTGCGCGATGAAAGCGGTCACGCAGAGGAAACCGAACGCATCCTGCGCGACTGGCCATTGTAA
- a CDS encoding DinB family protein — translation MSTQQYLFPNPDEYAPYYQAYLDTLQRGDLLDILQAQMKEVVDLLRGLTDEQAGYRYAEGKWSIREVIGHIVDTERIFATRALCFARGESADLPGYDQDLYVSEGYFDARSRDSLAGEYRQLRTSNLFLFETWGEDVQRRRGRADGKEMSVRAIPWMIAGHERHHLNVITSRYLASMNT, via the coding sequence ATGTCGACACAGCAGTATCTTTTTCCAAATCCCGATGAATACGCGCCGTATTATCAGGCGTATCTCGATACGCTGCAGCGGGGAGATCTGCTCGATATTCTGCAGGCGCAGATGAAGGAAGTGGTGGATCTGCTTCGAGGACTGACGGATGAGCAGGCGGGATACCGCTATGCCGAGGGGAAATGGAGTATACGTGAGGTCATCGGCCACATCGTCGATACCGAACGCATTTTCGCCACGCGGGCGCTATGCTTTGCGCGGGGTGAGTCCGCCGACCTGCCGGGATACGATCAGGACCTCTATGTCAGCGAAGGTTACTTTGACGCGCGTTCGCGCGACAGTCTTGCGGGCGAATACCGTCAACTGCGCACATCCAATCTTTTTCTCTTTGAAACCTGGGGCGAGGATGTGCAGCGCCGAAGGGGCAGGGCGGATGGCAAGGAAATGAGTGTGCGCGCGATACCGTGGATGATCGCCGGGCACGAACGGCATCATCTCAATGTGATAACTTCGCGCTATCTCGCGTCCATGAACACCTGA